One genomic window of Nocardioides daphniae includes the following:
- the purS gene encoding phosphoribosylformylglycinamidine synthase subunit PurS encodes MATVVVDVMPKPEILDPQGKAVLGALPRLGFGGVTDVRQGKRFELTFEGEVTDEILAEVAQMAETLLSNPVIEDFEVRVEADAR; translated from the coding sequence GTGGCCACAGTCGTCGTCGACGTCATGCCCAAGCCCGAGATCCTCGACCCCCAGGGGAAGGCCGTCCTCGGCGCCCTCCCGCGCCTGGGCTTCGGCGGCGTCACCGACGTACGCCAGGGGAAGCGGTTCGAGCTCACCTTCGAGGGTGAGGTGACCGACGAGATCCTCGCCGAGGTCGCCCAGATGGCCGAGACCCTGCTCTCCAACCCGGTGATCGAGGACTTCGAGGTCCGCGTCGAGGCGGACGCCCGATGA
- a CDS encoding DUF3817 domain-containing protein, whose amino-acid sequence MTRTTTAAATTTTVTPRRFFLWISRAEAVTWSLLLLGLFLKYGTETTDLAVRVFGMAHGVVFIAYCLTNGLLWVDQKWKFGQLVLGVLCAIPPFVTLWFDHHAEKKNLVSDEWRLREQEPRSILEKAAAFVIRKPVLGVVIGVVAVIVLTGVALLIGPPGGEH is encoded by the coding sequence GTGACCCGCACCACCACCGCGGCTGCGACCACGACGACGGTCACGCCGCGCCGCTTCTTCCTGTGGATCTCGCGCGCGGAGGCCGTCACCTGGTCGCTGCTGCTGCTCGGTCTCTTCCTCAAGTACGGCACCGAGACCACCGACCTCGCGGTCAGGGTCTTCGGCATGGCGCACGGCGTCGTCTTCATCGCCTACTGCCTGACCAACGGCCTGCTCTGGGTCGACCAGAAGTGGAAGTTCGGCCAGCTGGTGCTGGGCGTCCTGTGCGCCATCCCGCCCTTCGTGACGCTGTGGTTCGACCACCACGCCGAGAAGAAGAACCTCGTCTCCGACGAGTGGCGCCTGCGTGAGCAGGAGCCCCGCTCGATCCTCGAGAAGGCCGCCGCCTTCGTCATCCGCAAGCCGGTGCTGGGCGTCGTGATCGGCGTCGTCGCCGTCATCGTGCTCACTGGTGTCGCCCTGCTGATCGGCCCGCCCGGCGGCGAGCACTGA
- a CDS encoding glycoside hydrolase domain-containing protein, which translates to MPSQHPARTLVRRLGAAAGTLALSAALLTTTTPAATPATPVVAAKAAAKKTVTNPVTPGNFRGYGFDQCLAPTQAKMDAWLNHSPYLAVGIYISGDSRACRDQPNLTPTWISTQLRKGWRLLPIALGPQASCLDRFPRYDDDFKIDPTPGKDGRYGKARKQGAREAEKNAADAEALGLRHGSTLWYDLEGFTLSNTHCRESALAFVSAWVNRIHQLGYVSGMYSGASSGIKMVDDARVERPGKFKLPKFIWIARWDGKANTSTDYIREDGWRPGGRMKQYLGGHDEKYGNVTINIDTNYLDLGKGNNPGTEVRCNGIKTSFGSYPALKPGTTYKGRVQALQCALKEQGHYPWRMHGKYNKRTQAGVAAWQKANGLPTSTTFSESNWVRMHSLGARPVLKVGSASNAVRRLQRALVATGVTKEVPTGIYDGKTKAAVKSYQKRRKMTQTGIANPVVWRYLYAGCADPSWFGVSGAAPPRLGRKLSSLSRGRTLSAPRLGRSFLPKRASRRREASQRHRQPSRQPDERGPAPA; encoded by the coding sequence ATGCCCTCGCAACACCCCGCACGCACCCTCGTACGACGCCTCGGCGCCGCCGCAGGGACGCTGGCGCTCAGCGCCGCCCTGCTCACCACGACGACGCCCGCAGCCACCCCCGCGACCCCGGTCGTCGCGGCCAAGGCGGCCGCGAAGAAGACGGTGACCAACCCCGTCACCCCCGGCAACTTCCGTGGCTACGGCTTCGACCAGTGCCTCGCGCCGACGCAGGCGAAGATGGACGCCTGGTTGAACCACTCCCCCTACCTCGCCGTCGGGATCTACATCTCCGGCGACTCCCGCGCCTGCCGCGACCAGCCGAACCTCACGCCGACCTGGATCTCGACCCAGCTCCGCAAGGGGTGGCGCCTGCTGCCGATCGCGCTGGGCCCGCAGGCCTCGTGCCTCGACCGCTTCCCGCGGTACGACGACGACTTCAAGATCGACCCGACGCCCGGCAAGGACGGCCGCTACGGCAAGGCCCGCAAGCAGGGCGCCCGGGAAGCCGAGAAGAACGCCGCCGACGCGGAGGCGCTGGGCCTGCGCCACGGCAGCACGCTCTGGTACGACCTCGAGGGCTTCACCCTCTCCAACACGCACTGCCGCGAGTCGGCGCTGGCCTTCGTCTCGGCGTGGGTCAACCGGATCCACCAGCTCGGCTACGTCTCGGGCATGTACTCCGGCGCCAGCTCCGGCATCAAGATGGTCGACGACGCCCGCGTCGAGCGCCCGGGGAAGTTCAAGCTGCCCAAGTTCATTTGGATCGCCCGCTGGGACGGCAAGGCCAACACCTCCACCGACTACATCCGTGAGGACGGCTGGCGTCCCGGTGGCCGGATGAAGCAGTACCTCGGCGGCCACGACGAGAAGTACGGCAACGTCACGATCAACATCGACACCAACTACCTCGACCTGGGCAAGGGCAACAACCCCGGCACCGAGGTGCGCTGCAACGGGATCAAGACCTCGTTCGGCTCCTACCCCGCGCTGAAGCCGGGCACGACGTACAAGGGTCGGGTCCAGGCGCTGCAGTGCGCCCTGAAGGAGCAGGGCCACTACCCGTGGCGCATGCACGGCAAGTACAACAAGCGCACCCAGGCGGGGGTCGCGGCGTGGCAGAAGGCCAACGGCCTGCCCACCTCCACGACGTTCTCCGAGAGCAACTGGGTGCGGATGCACTCCCTCGGCGCCCGCCCGGTGCTGAAGGTCGGCTCGGCCAGCAACGCCGTCCGTCGCCTGCAGCGCGCGCTGGTCGCCACCGGCGTGACGAAGGAGGTGCCGACCGGCATCTACGACGGCAAGACCAAGGCGGCGGTGAAGAGCTATCAGAAGCGCCGCAAGATGACCCAGACCGGGATCGCCAACCCCGTCGTCTGGCGCTACCTGTACGCCGGGTGCGCTGACCCGAGCTGGTTCGGGGTTTCGGGCGCGGCGCCGCCGCGACTCGGAAGGAAACTCAGCAGCCTTTCGCGCGGTCGTACGCTCAGCGCACCGCGACTCGGGCGGAGTTTCCTTCCGAAGCGCGCGAGCCGACGACGCGAGGCGTCCCAGCGACACCGACAACCCAGCAGGCAACCAGACGAACGAGGCCCGGCCCCCGCGTGA
- a CDS encoding Dabb family protein, with translation MREGNADVLFAMTFDTQESWAAYGAHPAHVAVVEEHVKPVLESKVFIQSAGPNFLS, from the coding sequence ATCCGTGAGGGCAACGCCGACGTGCTCTTCGCCATGACCTTCGACACCCAGGAGTCGTGGGCCGCGTACGGCGCCCACCCCGCGCACGTGGCGGTCGTCGAGGAGCACGTGAAGCCGGTGCTGGAGTCGAAGGTGTTCATCCAGAGCGCAGGCCCGAACTTCCTGTCCTGA
- a CDS encoding 2-hydroxyacid dehydrogenase, producing the protein MEPLQVVVPSAPLAEAIGRVDGAEVSVWDGTGAAPSRADLWVPAYATSAEVVSRAGDIDHLGVVQLQSAGYDGVPERLPAGVTLCNGSGVHDDATAEHAVGMILAVLRGTVEAVRHQDEGRWVKMPGRQSLADARVLILGYGSIGRALAERLLPMKARVTGVASRPRTDDLLDQVHGFGDLPALLPNQDVVVLLVPHTERTEKMVDAAFLAKLADGALLVNVARGLVVDTDAALAEAGRLRFALDVTDPEPLPDGHPLWSAPEVLITPHVAGGTTAMLPRIAALVRSQAERLVAGQEPQHVVHRS; encoded by the coding sequence GTGGAGCCGCTGCAGGTCGTCGTCCCGTCCGCCCCGCTCGCCGAGGCGATCGGGCGGGTCGACGGCGCCGAGGTGTCGGTCTGGGACGGCACGGGTGCGGCGCCGTCGCGCGCTGACCTGTGGGTGCCGGCGTACGCCACCAGCGCCGAGGTCGTCAGCCGCGCCGGCGACATCGACCACCTCGGCGTCGTGCAGCTGCAGTCGGCCGGCTACGACGGCGTCCCCGAGCGGCTGCCCGCCGGCGTGACCCTGTGCAACGGCAGCGGGGTGCACGACGACGCCACCGCCGAGCACGCGGTCGGCATGATCCTGGCGGTGCTGCGCGGCACCGTCGAGGCCGTGCGCCACCAGGACGAGGGGCGCTGGGTGAAGATGCCCGGCCGCCAGTCGCTCGCCGACGCCCGGGTCCTGATCCTCGGCTACGGCTCGATCGGCCGCGCGCTCGCCGAGCGGCTCCTCCCGATGAAGGCTCGCGTCACCGGCGTCGCCAGCCGCCCGCGCACCGACGACCTGCTCGACCAGGTGCACGGCTTCGGCGACCTGCCGGCGCTGCTGCCCAACCAGGACGTCGTCGTGCTGCTGGTGCCGCACACCGAGCGCACCGAGAAGATGGTCGACGCCGCCTTCCTGGCGAAGCTGGCCGACGGTGCCCTGCTGGTCAACGTGGCCCGCGGGCTCGTCGTCGACACCGACGCGGCGCTCGCCGAGGCCGGTCGCCTGCGCTTCGCCCTCGACGTGACCGACCCCGAGCCGTTGCCCGACGGACACCCGCTCTGGTCGGCGCCGGAGGTGCTCATCACCCCGCACGTGGCCGGTGGAACCACCGCGATGCTGCCGCGGATCGCGGCGCTGGTGCGCAGCCAGGCCGAGCGGCTGGTGGCCGGCCAGGAGCCGCAGCACGTCGTGCACCGCAGCTGA
- a CDS encoding fibronectin type III domain-containing protein codes for MKAVSQYRRPLSALVAVLLVPASLGLVPGAAAAEPTAPPAAPSAAPSTAGADVELTAAAPLLDAPVNGPEALRELGDQVAVAAARNELSTTELRTLLRTDETAWVARDGAVYYVDPAPETLDAQPASAERIAPLAGTFSLNSNPGAALTILLDFDGATVTGTQWNASNGVLAGAHPAWDPAGNGPAFSDDELVKIQQVWAIVAEDYAPFDVNVTTQDPGQDAMVRSSSSDGVYGTRVLVSPSDDAYAKICNRQCGGVAFLGVFDRVGTYTQPAWVFPQALGDGAKYVAEAASHEAGHNLDLQHDGTSTLGYYEGHGIWAPIMGVGYGVPLSQWSRGSYVDADNPQDDVAILTGYLGARADDASDAVMAASPLPTGQALIGSRDDVDSYLLGSCPAGSVVEVAPSALAPNLDVRAVLYDATGAQRAVSAPASGRGTMFRATGLDTALVVPEAGHGWVVTVEGAGQGEWASLGYDDYGSLGSYTVTAPGCTVEGTTGVPSEPTGLTTGTAGLDSVTLTWSEPAELAGGPVTAYVVTRSGSSESHTLAATARSHTFAGLAPETSYTLSVRAVNAAGAGQWASVTATTQAPPPVAPSAPRNLAGSHNQQDGRLEVTWSEPADSGTQPVTGYAVYLNGVHLGQLGATARGAYLTRDGGYPDGTYVVGVAAVSAAGQSPTAQVTITVARPVAPSNDAVAAAEVIAGVSGSVVGDNTSATREATDPVPYGTGAGGYSVWYAWTPTSTGWVSMSTSGGGAGRSTTLSVMQGDPGSWWEQPGANYTYGMHASIWFKAQAGTRYLVAVDGYSRAGGVGPFTLTWDQAPEVKPGVPRNVKARAVLNSAHVTWDAPDGGPGSGPTDYVVRASPGGQECSTFQFPFDVTRLQPSAR; via the coding sequence GTGAAGGCTGTGAGTCAGTACCGTCGTCCCCTGAGCGCCCTCGTGGCAGTGCTCCTCGTGCCGGCCTCCTTGGGGCTCGTCCCCGGTGCCGCAGCCGCCGAGCCCACCGCCCCACCTGCCGCCCCGTCCGCGGCCCCGTCCACGGCAGGGGCCGACGTCGAGCTGACCGCGGCAGCGCCGCTGCTCGACGCCCCGGTCAACGGCCCGGAGGCACTGCGTGAGCTGGGTGACCAGGTCGCCGTGGCGGCCGCGCGCAACGAGCTCTCGACGACCGAGCTGCGTACGCTGCTGCGCACGGACGAGACTGCCTGGGTCGCCCGGGACGGAGCCGTCTACTACGTCGACCCGGCGCCCGAGACGCTCGACGCCCAGCCGGCGTCCGCCGAGCGCATCGCGCCGCTGGCCGGCACCTTCTCGCTCAACAGCAACCCCGGCGCCGCCCTCACGATCCTGCTCGACTTCGACGGCGCCACCGTCACCGGTACCCAGTGGAACGCCAGCAACGGCGTACTCGCCGGGGCGCACCCCGCCTGGGACCCGGCCGGCAACGGCCCCGCCTTCAGCGACGACGAGCTGGTGAAGATCCAGCAGGTGTGGGCCATCGTGGCGGAGGACTACGCCCCCTTCGACGTCAACGTCACCACCCAGGACCCGGGCCAGGACGCGATGGTGCGCAGCTCCTCCTCCGACGGCGTCTACGGCACGCGGGTCCTCGTCAGCCCGAGCGACGACGCCTACGCCAAGATCTGCAACCGCCAGTGCGGCGGCGTGGCCTTCCTCGGGGTCTTCGACCGCGTCGGCACCTACACGCAGCCCGCCTGGGTCTTCCCGCAGGCCCTGGGTGACGGCGCCAAGTACGTCGCCGAGGCCGCCAGCCACGAGGCCGGGCACAACCTCGACCTCCAGCACGACGGCACCTCCACGCTGGGCTACTACGAGGGGCACGGGATCTGGGCCCCGATCATGGGCGTCGGCTACGGCGTCCCGCTGAGCCAGTGGAGCCGCGGCTCCTACGTCGACGCCGACAACCCCCAGGACGACGTCGCGATCCTCACCGGCTACCTGGGCGCGCGGGCCGACGACGCCTCCGACGCGGTCATGGCCGCCTCCCCGCTGCCGACCGGCCAGGCCCTGATCGGTTCGCGCGACGACGTCGACTCCTACCTCCTCGGCTCGTGCCCCGCCGGCTCCGTGGTCGAGGTCGCGCCGAGCGCGCTCGCGCCCAACCTCGACGTGAGGGCCGTGCTGTACGACGCCACGGGCGCCCAGCGCGCCGTCTCGGCGCCCGCGTCCGGTCGAGGCACGATGTTCAGGGCGACCGGGCTGGACACCGCCCTGGTCGTGCCCGAGGCCGGTCACGGCTGGGTCGTGACGGTCGAAGGCGCCGGGCAGGGGGAGTGGGCGTCCCTGGGCTACGACGACTACGGCAGCCTCGGGTCTTACACCGTGACCGCCCCGGGCTGCACGGTCGAGGGCACCACGGGCGTCCCCTCCGAGCCGACCGGCCTCACGACGGGCACGGCAGGGCTCGACAGCGTCACCCTCACCTGGAGCGAGCCTGCGGAGCTCGCGGGCGGTCCGGTGACCGCGTACGTCGTCACGCGCTCGGGCTCGTCCGAGAGCCACACGCTGGCCGCCACCGCACGCAGCCACACCTTCGCGGGCCTCGCGCCCGAGACCTCGTACACACTCTCGGTGCGCGCGGTCAACGCGGCGGGTGCGGGCCAGTGGGCCTCGGTCACCGCGACGACGCAGGCGCCTCCGCCCGTCGCCCCCAGCGCCCCTCGGAACCTGGCCGGCAGCCACAACCAGCAGGACGGACGTCTCGAGGTCACCTGGAGCGAGCCGGCGGACTCCGGGACCCAGCCCGTCACCGGCTACGCGGTGTACCTCAACGGTGTCCATCTGGGGCAGCTGGGTGCCACGGCGCGCGGCGCCTACCTGACCCGTGACGGTGGATACCCCGACGGGACGTACGTCGTCGGCGTCGCCGCCGTCAGCGCCGCCGGGCAGTCCCCGACCGCCCAGGTCACCATCACCGTCGCGAGACCGGTCGCGCCGTCGAACGACGCCGTCGCCGCGGCCGAGGTCATCGCCGGGGTGAGTGGGTCGGTCGTCGGTGACAACACGTCTGCCACTCGTGAGGCGACCGACCCCGTCCCGTACGGAACCGGGGCCGGCGGCTACTCGGTCTGGTACGCATGGACCCCGACGTCGACCGGTTGGGTGAGCATGTCGACCTCCGGCGGTGGCGCCGGCCGCAGCACGACGCTGAGCGTCATGCAGGGCGACCCCGGGTCGTGGTGGGAGCAGCCGGGCGCCAACTACACGTACGGCATGCACGCCTCCATCTGGTTCAAGGCGCAGGCCGGTACGCGGTACCTGGTCGCCGTCGACGGGTACAGCCGTGCAGGCGGCGTCGGCCCCTTCACCCTGACCTGGGACCAGGCCCCCGAGGTGAAGCCCGGAGTCCCGCGCAACGTGAAGGCCCGCGCCGTCCTCAACTCTGCCCACGTCACCTGGGACGCGCCGGACGGTGGTCCCGGAAGCGGCCCGACCGACTACGTGGTGAGGGCCAGTCCCGGTGGGCAGGAGTGCTCGACGTTCCAGTTCCCCTTCGACGTCACTCGCCTGCAACCGAGTGCACGGTGA
- a CDS encoding fibronectin type III domain-containing protein, which produces MSGLTNGQAYTFTVTASNSAGSTTSAPTAPVTPQADTTPPRMSEVTVTPDRVSLFGGTVTVTMRVTDEGSGLQGSPNFTFSGGGGGLGSMTRISGDKYDGVYRGTYTFAALSALGTRTLSVYPLRDEAGNSTFFVDGPSVVVGAPGTPAAPTATVRDDRRVALGWVAPDQDGNVIDSYEVELVPTGEVFTTTSTSYVHALGNRPASQPVSYRVRAHNAGGWSRWSPATPSLVVPALAPDTVTGVQATRGDRQATVSWAAPDDNGSPITGYTVSVRAGGQEVRTVTAAAGQRSATVTGLVNGTSYTFTVAASNTVGSSAASLPSAPVVPAGVPAAPAAPSVGRGDAAVTVTWVAPDDNGSPITGYTVSVRAGGQEVRTVTAAAGQRSATVTGLVNGTSYTFTVAASNTVGSSAASLPSAPVVPAGVPAAPAAPSVGRGDAAVTVSWAAPDDNGSPITGYTVSVRAGGQEVRTVTAAAGQRSATVTGLVNGTSYTFTVAASNTVGSSAASLPSAPVVPAGVPAAPAAPSVVRGDAAVTVTWVAPDDNGSPITGYTVSVRAGGQEVRTVTAAAGQRSATVTGLVNGTSYTFVVSAVNAVGSSAASLPSVPVVPAGVPDAPAAPSVVGGDAAVTVSWAEVPGNGDPVTGYVVRAYAGGAVKKVVEVGAGVTSTTVTGLVNGTSHTFTVTAVNGVGASPESAASAAVTPVAPPKPGPKAKAPSQMAPPKVTVRGKNAVLRWKAAKANGAKVTSYLIDIAPNKRVKDRVVKGSARQITLKKLRPGTYRVRIAGSQRCRHVEVQPLGEDPHPLTCSSGPEGPSRRKFAWSALLRRRNRSNFRRGGSRLAAC; this is translated from the coding sequence GTGAGCGGGCTGACGAACGGCCAGGCGTACACCTTCACCGTCACCGCGTCGAACAGCGCCGGCAGCACCACCTCGGCGCCGACGGCGCCGGTCACGCCGCAGGCCGACACGACGCCGCCGCGGATGTCCGAGGTGACGGTCACCCCTGACCGGGTCTCGCTCTTCGGCGGGACCGTCACGGTGACGATGCGTGTCACCGACGAGGGCTCCGGCCTGCAGGGCTCGCCGAACTTCACGTTCAGCGGCGGGGGCGGCGGCCTCGGCAGCATGACGCGGATCTCCGGCGACAAGTACGACGGCGTCTACCGCGGCACGTACACCTTCGCCGCGCTCAGCGCGCTGGGCACGCGGACGCTGTCGGTCTACCCGCTGCGTGACGAGGCGGGGAACTCCACGTTCTTCGTCGACGGGCCCTCGGTGGTCGTGGGGGCTCCGGGCACCCCGGCCGCCCCGACCGCGACGGTCCGCGACGACCGTCGCGTCGCACTAGGCTGGGTCGCCCCGGACCAGGACGGCAACGTCATCGACTCCTACGAGGTGGAGCTGGTGCCGACCGGTGAGGTCTTCACGACCACGAGCACGTCGTACGTCCACGCCCTCGGCAACCGTCCGGCCAGCCAGCCGGTCAGCTACCGGGTGCGCGCGCACAACGCGGGCGGCTGGTCCCGGTGGAGCCCCGCCACCCCCAGCCTCGTGGTGCCTGCCCTGGCGCCCGACACGGTCACGGGCGTGCAGGCCACGCGTGGCGACCGGCAGGCCACGGTCTCGTGGGCTGCCCCGGATGACAACGGTTCCCCGATCACGGGCTACACCGTGTCGGTGCGGGCTGGTGGCCAGGAGGTCCGGACGGTGACGGCGGCTGCGGGTCAGCGGTCTGCCACGGTCACGGGTCTGGTCAACGGCACGAGCTACACCTTCACCGTGGCGGCGTCGAACACGGTGGGTTCGTCGGCGGCTTCGCTGCCGTCGGCGCCGGTGGTCCCGGCGGGTGTCCCCGCTGCACCGGCCGCGCCGTCGGTGGGGCGTGGCGATGCCGCCGTGACGGTGACGTGGGTCGCCCCGGATGACAACGGTTCGCCGATCACGGGCTACACCGTGTCGGTGCGGGCTGGTGGCCAGGAGGTCCGGACGGTGACGGCGGCTGCGGGTCAGCGGTCTGCCACGGTCACGGGTCTGGTCAACGGCACGAGCTACACCTTCACCGTGGCGGCGTCGAACACGGTGGGTTCGTCGGCGGCTTCGCTGCCGTCGGCGCCGGTGGTCCCGGCGGGTGTCCCCGCTGCACCGGCCGCGCCGTCGGTGGGGCGTGGCGATGCCGCCGTGACGGTCTCGTGGGCTGCCCCGGATGACAACGGTTCGCCGATCACGGGCTACACCGTGTCGGTGCGGGCTGGTGGCCAGGAGGTCCGGACGGTGACGGCGGCTGCGGGGCAGCGGTCTGCCACGGTCACGGGTCTGGTCAACGGCACGAGCTACACCTTCACCGTGGCGGCGTCGAACACGGTGGGTTCGTCGGCGGCTTCGCTGCCGTCGGCGCCGGTGGTCCCGGCGGGTGTCCCCGCTGCACCGGCCGCGCCGTCGGTGGTGCGTGGCGATGCCGCCGTGACGGTGACGTGGGTCGCCCCGGATGACAACGGTTCGCCGATCACGGGCTACACCGTGTCGGTGCGGGCTGGTGGCCAGGAGGTCCGGACGGTGACGGCGGCTGCGGGTCAGCGGTCGGCCACGGTCACGGGTCTGGTGAACGGGACGAGCTACACCTTCGTGGTGAGCGCGGTGAACGCGGTGGGCTCGTCGGCGGCCTCGCTGCCGTCGGTGCCGGTGGTCCCGGCGGGTGTCCCGGACGCACCGGCCGCGCCGTCGGTGGTGGGCGGCGATGCCGCGGTGACGGTGTCGTGGGCCGAGGTCCCTGGCAACGGGGACCCGGTGACGGGCTACGTGGTCCGGGCGTACGCCGGTGGTGCGGTGAAGAAGGTCGTCGAGGTGGGCGCTGGCGTCACGTCGACGACGGTGACGGGCCTGGTCAACGGCACGAGCCACACCTTCACGGTCACCGCGGTGAACGGAGTCGGCGCCTCGCCGGAGTCGGCCGCCTCGGCGGCCGTCACCCCGGTGGCCCCGCCGAAGCCCGGCCCCAAGGCCAAGGCCCCGAGCCAGATGGCGCCGCCCAAGGTGACGGTGCGCGGCAAGAACGCGGTCCTCCGGTGGAAGGCGGCCAAGGCCAACGGCGCCAAGGTCACCAGCTACCTGATCGACATCGCGCCCAACAAGCGGGTGAAGGACCGCGTGGTGAAGGGGTCGGCCCGCCAAATCACCCTCAAGAAGCTGCGGCCCGGCACCTACCGGGTGCGGATCGCGGGCTCGCAACGCTGCCGGCACGTCGAAGTACAGCCGCTGGGTGAAGATCCGCATCCGCTGACGTGTTCGTCCGGCCCGGAGGGGCCATCACGTCGGAAGTTCGCGTGGTCTGCGCTCCTGCGGCGCAGAAATCGGTCGAACTTCCGCCGTGGTGGCTCCAGACTGGCCGCGTGCTGA
- a CDS encoding ABC transporter permease gives MSTLTADRTAPRGNFFGDTLNVMTRELKPVWREPMSVLFAMVQPLVFLALFAPLLPELAEGSALQWFVPGIVAMTCLMGASFTGANLMEEMQSGSHERQLVSPLGRPALLVGRALKEVVPMLMQTAIILTVVTPFSFDLHVGGVLVGLLILALFSIGIGALSFALALASKGQDWMFWTVQQTFLFPVLLLAGVLLPVEGAPRWMQVASDLNPLTYVVEGVRALFAGQFALDTVASGFAGAGVVAALGIVVGVRSMRRAD, from the coding sequence ATGAGCACGCTGACCGCAGACCGCACCGCCCCGCGCGGCAACTTCTTCGGCGACACCCTCAACGTGATGACCCGCGAGCTCAAGCCGGTCTGGCGCGAGCCGATGTCGGTGCTCTTCGCGATGGTGCAGCCACTGGTCTTCCTGGCCCTCTTCGCGCCGCTGCTCCCGGAGCTGGCCGAGGGCTCGGCGCTGCAGTGGTTCGTGCCGGGCATCGTCGCGATGACCTGCCTGATGGGCGCCAGCTTCACCGGCGCCAACCTGATGGAGGAGATGCAGTCGGGCTCCCACGAGCGCCAGCTGGTCTCGCCGCTCGGGCGGCCGGCGCTGCTCGTCGGCCGTGCCCTGAAGGAGGTCGTGCCGATGCTGATGCAGACCGCGATCATCCTGACGGTCGTGACGCCCTTCAGCTTCGACCTGCACGTCGGCGGGGTGCTGGTGGGGCTGCTCATCCTGGCGCTCTTCAGCATCGGGATCGGGGCGCTGTCGTTCGCGCTGGCGCTCGCCTCGAAGGGCCAGGACTGGATGTTCTGGACCGTGCAGCAGACCTTCCTCTTCCCGGTCCTGCTGCTCGCCGGCGTGCTGCTGCCGGTCGAGGGCGCGCCGCGGTGGATGCAGGTGGCCTCCGACCTCAACCCGCTGACCTACGTCGTCGAGGGGGTCCGTGCCCTCTTCGCCGGCCAGTTCGCGCTCGACACCGTGGCTTCCGGCTTCGCCGGGGCTGGCGTGGTCGCTGCGCTGGGGATCGTGGTGGGCGTCCGGTCGATGCGCCGGGCCGACTGA
- a CDS encoding ATP-binding cassette domain-containing protein, with translation MTTTSSHLHEGAAIVTRGLTRHFNGPGRTTVHAVDDLDLEIGQGELVAFLGPNGAGKTTTLRMLTTLVPPTSGTAHVAGHDVVTAQREVRRSIGYVGQGNGAGLQQLGRDELISQGRAYGLSRRDAHARADELIHDLDLTEVARRKVSTLSGGQRRRLDIAMGLVHLPRVLFLDEPSTGLDPQNRANLQELVRRLHQETGSTVVLTTHYLEEADALAERVVVIDRGRVIADDSASRLKSGLRDLVVLGFDDGDAAARATERMARVGRGATLDQVDDVVSLRSQGAHAEVGELLVDLAGQGLPVRSVEVARPTLDDVFLELTGRSLRDAHEGATTDQDQTDQKDEVAA, from the coding sequence ATGACAACGACCTCATCCCACCTCCACGAGGGTGCCGCGATCGTGACCCGCGGACTCACCCGTCACTTCAACGGTCCGGGCAGGACCACCGTGCACGCCGTCGACGACCTCGACCTCGAGATCGGGCAGGGCGAGCTCGTCGCCTTCCTCGGCCCCAACGGCGCCGGCAAGACCACCACTCTGCGCATGCTGACCACGCTCGTCCCGCCGACGTCGGGCACCGCCCACGTGGCCGGCCACGACGTGGTCACCGCCCAGCGCGAGGTGCGCCGGTCGATCGGGTACGTCGGCCAGGGCAACGGCGCCGGGCTCCAGCAGCTCGGCCGCGACGAGCTGATCAGCCAGGGACGGGCGTACGGCCTCTCGCGCCGTGACGCCCACGCGCGTGCCGACGAGCTCATCCACGACCTCGACCTCACCGAGGTCGCGCGCCGCAAGGTCTCCACCCTCTCCGGAGGCCAGCGACGTCGCCTCGACATCGCGATGGGGCTCGTGCACCTGCCGCGCGTGCTCTTCCTCGACGAGCCGTCGACCGGGCTCGACCCGCAGAACCGCGCCAACCTGCAGGAGCTGGTGCGCCGGCTGCACCAGGAGACCGGCAGCACGGTCGTGCTGACCACCCACTACCTCGAGGAGGCCGACGCGCTCGCCGAGCGGGTGGTCGTGATCGACCGCGGTCGGGTGATCGCCGACGACTCCGCCTCGCGGCTCAAGAGTGGGCTGCGCGACCTGGTCGTGCTCGGCTTCGACGACGGCGACGCGGCTGCCCGCGCGACCGAACGGATGGCCCGCGTGGGTCGCGGCGCCACCCTCGACCAGGTCGACGACGTGGTGAGCCTGCGCTCGCAGGGGGCGCACGCCGAGGTGGGCGAGCTGCTCGTCGACCTGGCCGGTCAGGGCCTGCCCGTACGCAGCGTGGAGGTCGCCCGCCCCACGCTCGACGACGTCTTCCTCGAGCTCACCGGGCGCAGCCTGCGCGACGCCCACGAGGGCGCGACGACCGACCAGGACCAGACCGACCAGAAGGACGAGGTGGCGGCATGA